One genomic region from Euleptes europaea isolate rEulEur1 chromosome 6, rEulEur1.hap1, whole genome shotgun sequence encodes:
- the POLD4 gene encoding DNA polymerase delta subunit 4, translating into MGRKRLITDSFQVVKKKKRDSKEVKTQSPPCDAGTVQVEAFLQDAVHPDQAEVLKQFDLSWEFGPCTGITRLQRWERAELLGLNPPTTVQELLLKYKGNPTIMHSLWHEYSL; encoded by the exons ATGGGCAGAAAGCGTCTCATCACAGACTCTTTCcaagtggtgaagaagaagaaaagagataGTAAGGAAGTAAAGACTCAGAGCCCTCCCTGTG ATGCAGGGACAGTCCAGGTCGAAGCCTTCCTGCAAGATGCTGTGCACCCAGACCAGGCAGAGGTGTTGAAGCAGTTTGATCTCAGCTGGGAATTTGGGCCCTGCACTG GAATCACCCGCTTGCAGCGTTGGGAGCGAGCGGAGTTACTGGGGCTCAACCCTCCCACCACCGTGCAAGAGCTGCTGCTGAAGTACAAGGGGAATCCCACCATTATGCACAG CTTGTGGCATGAATATTCACTCTGA